AAGAGAAGAGAGGAGAGCAAACTGTGTGGCGCTGAACCGGGGATTGCAGAGCGCCATCAGAAACGCGACGAATGCCGCTGTGCCCATGCCGCCGGAGAGATTTTCAAATGCCACAGCTACGACCAGCATGGCGTAATTTTTTCCTGTCCAGGCAAGGACCATAAAGGATAGATTGGAGACCATCTGGAGGAACCCGAATACAAGGAGCGATTTGAACAGACCGAGCCGTACCATGAGGGCGCCGCCGAAGAGCGCCCCCACGATCGTTGCCACGAGCCCCATGCCCTTGTTGATCGTCCCGACATCAGTCGGCGAAAAATTCACGCCTCTGATGAGAAATGTCGTTGTAAGCGCCCCGGCGTATGCGTCACCGAGCTTGTAAAGGATTATGAGAAGGAGCATCAGTATTGAGGATTTGCGGGACAAAAAATCCTTGAGAGGTCCCCATGCGGCTTCCTGCATGGATTTTGGCGGTGCCACTTTTTTGTGAGGTTCTTTCCCGATGAAAGAACCGGACATGCCGATCACCATGATCGATGCCATGATAAGGTATGTTGTATGCCAGCCGACTATCTCTGAAAGGATAAGGGCCACAGCGCCAGCCACTATCATGGCAATGCGATAACCAAAGACAAAAACAGCGGCGCCCATACCTCTTTCGACATCAGGCAGCACATCAGTACGATATGCATCGATAACGATATCCTGCGAGGCAGACATAAAGGCCACGGTCAAGGCCACCACAGCGAGCATAAAAGGGGCCTTTTCCGGAGACGCAAGGGCCATGAGCACGATGCATATCAAGAGGGCAACCTGGGTGAGGAATACCCAGCCGCGTCTCCTGCCGAGCCATGGGGGAACGAAACGATCCATGAAAGGCGACCAGAGAAACTTGATGGTATAGGGGAGACCGATAAGAGAGAAGATACCGATCGTTTTCAGATCGATCCCCGTGACAGTAAGCCATGCCTGGAGCGTGCCGCCGGTGAGCGGCAGAGGCAGCCCGGAAGAGAAACCGAGAAGCATCATCACCATCATACGGCGACTCGTGAAGATTTTCAGATATGGTGTAAAGTTGATAGACATACCGTTTATTCAAGCACGAAATTCTAATATCGAAGCACTAAACAAATTCGAATGTTCAAAATTCAAAACAGTTGAGCAAAGTAACCGTGCCATTGCGAGCACAGAGTGGCGTAGTGTCATTGCGAGCCCGCAGGGCGTGGCAATCCCATCTTTTGAGATCGCCACGTCGCTTACGCTCCTCGCGATGACAATAAAAAGAAGGACTACCCGCGATGACAATAAAAAGAAGGACGACCCACAATGACAATACATTTCGAACATTTGAATTTTGATATTGTTTAGGATTTGGTGCTTAGAAATTAGAAATTTAAATTTAGAATTTGTCTTCAATCTATAATCCTAACTGGTCGCTTATCCCGTTCATTGCTGCGATGCAGATCTCGGCGAATTCGTTCAAAGGGATGCCGATTGCTTCGCACTCCATGATGTTATCCCTGTTGACCGACGCAGCGAACGCCTTCTCCTTCATCCTCTTCACGACCGATTTTGGTTTAACACTTGCAAGTTTCTTATCGGGGTAGACAAGCGTCGTCGCAACAATGAGTCCTGTTATGGTCTCGCCTGCAGCGAGCGCGTGCTGGAATAAAGTCTCACGTTTTCTGCCGGCAACGGTCTCGTTGTGCATCACGATGGCATCAATGACCTCGGCATCAACACCGTTTTCCTTGAGTATTCTTTCTGTTTCGCGTCCATGGCGGCTAAGGTCGGCATCGACCAGCTCTATGTCAAGATCGTGGAGAAGCCCGGTGATGGCCCATTTTTCCTCATCATTTCCCAGCCTCCGTGCCAGAGCCCTCATAACCGCCTCTGAGGCGTAACAATGGTTCAGCATCCTCTCATTTTTAACGTATTGTTTAAGCAGCGTTAACGCGTCAGCCCTTGTCATTTGTTCGATACCTCCACTTATTGTCCCTTCTCGATAAGCTCGACAAGGAACTTTTTTGATACCAGAAAAAAGGCGATCCTGCTTATAGTCTTACATTTGCGCCGCAGATTTATATCGTATGCGCGGCAATCGACAGGCGGAGTTACCATTTGAAACCCTTTATCAACAAACTCCTGCGATGTTTTTTCGATATCGTTGACTTCAAAGCAGAGATGATGCAGTCCGCCGCCCTTCTTTTTCAGAAAATTCATAATCGGGGAATTCTTGGCAGTCGGCTCCAGCACCTCTATGGGGACATCCGTGTCATCCCCTGTGTTGACGAACGACGCAGTCACATTCAAGGTGTCGAATGGGACGGCCTCGGTGATCTCACGGAAACCAATGGCATGGAGAAGCTCTGTAAATTCCCTGATATTTTCAACGACAAGGCCGATATGGTCAAGTTTGATATCCATCGTATACTTTCTTCTCCGAAATATATTACGAAAGAAACGTTCCGATTACCAGCCGAAAATAGAGCAGTGAATAACATAAAGGCAGTCGATAGTAGATAATTGGTAGTGAATAGCGAAAAGGCAGTCGATAGTAGATAATTGATAGTGAATAGTGGTTAGGACACTTAAAGGAATTGTTTCTTTGGTTTCTTGCTATTCACTATTCACCGCCTTACTCTCTGCCGGGGAACGTAACGCCCGAAAGCAGGGATGCTTCCGGGCGTTTTTGTGGATCAGAAACGAGAATTTCCCGGGGTAGGCTGGCTGTTAACCTCTTCCCGCAGCACCACTTCCATCTTCAGGATAGGGAAGGTGGTTGTATTGAAATCCTGTGCTGCGCGGATAGGCAGGTTTTTGGTGTTGAGAAACCAATCACCCATTTTTGGTTTTCTTACTTCTCCTGTTACCATAAAGCGTATCTCTTTTATCATGGTGTCCACCTCCTAATGGTATGTTACGACCTTGTCGGAGCCACTGCTTATTAATAGTGCAGGCACACACCGTGAAAGAATAAAAAAGGCTTCTGTAACAACAGATATACAAAGATAATCTTGTGTTGTCCCTATGCTGTTGTATGAAATTTGTTTAATCATACTCTATATATACAGGAGGAATAACAAAAAGGAAATGACGGGCGTCACAAACCACGTGAATATTGTTATGAAGGAGCCACATGGGGTTTGTGGCTCCTTCATTATTTCCCCTGGGTTGTTAAGGGTAATAATATAGGGGGGGGTTATGCTGAGCGAACCTTCTTTGCCTGAACCCTATAATCAGAGTTCAATATCCTCTTCGCGCTTTCATCAAGGACGTCTGCTATAAAGGGGATTTTAGTCTCTTTCTCCGTTTCCCTGTTGCCTGAAAATAGGTCGTTCCTCGAGATCTCCGGGATGCTGAATTTACGCGCGCCGGCCATGAGCTGCTGAAGTCCTGCGGCCAGCTTATCCGTCAATGTCCACATGGCGATTGCGCCAAAGGGGATCTTTTTCATTTCTGCTTCGCCGACCTTTTTCTGAACATCGTAGTACCCTGCAAAGATCTCTTCTGCTTTCGAACCAAGCTCCTTGACAGAAGGCGCCAGGTCATCCCAGTTCCCGTTCACATCCTTTTTCCGTTCAGGCTTCAGGACGCCTTCAATGTTGGAACCGAGGAATCCGGGTATCATGGCTGCCCTGCCCATGCAGATCAGTTTGGTAAAGGGTGCGCCGAGCGCGAGGGCCTTGAATATGTGGTCTTCTCTTGCGAGACCGCCGGCAAAAGCGATATCGACAACCCTTTCGCCTCGTGCAGCGAGGATCGATGCGTATTCGTATACCTTGGAGTGAAGAATAACAGAAGGGACACCCCAGGTTTCCATCATGTTCCAGGGGCTCATGCCGGTTCCTCCACCGGCGCCATCAACCGTCAGGAGATCGAGCTTTGCATCGGTAGCAAACTTGATCGACATGGCGAGGGCCTCCATACCGTAAGAACCTGTCTTGAGGGAGATCCTCTTGTATCCTATCTTCCGTAAATATTCTACTGACTGCATGAAGGCTTCCTGTACCTTATCAGGGGACGACAGATCGGTGTATCCGAGTCTGCTGTGACGCGCAAAGGACTTGATCGCACCGTGTTCAAAGGCCTTCTGCACCTCTGGCTTTGTCGGATCGGGGTCTACAAGATATCCCCTGTCTTTCAGGAATAATGCATAACCGAGATTGTCAACCTGGATCTCGCCGCCGATATCCTTTGCTCCCTGGCCCCATTTAAGTTCGATGATAACCTTTTCGCCGTATTTATTGATGACGTATTCCGCGACGCCGTTCCTTGTGTCCTCAACGTTCATCTGGACGATGATCGCGCCGTAACCGTCAAAATAACGGAGATAGGTCGCGATCCTCCTGTCGAGTTCAGGGGCCTTTGTTATCTTGCCGTTCTTTATTACCGCCTCACGGTCGATACCGACAACGTTTTCACCGACAACGATAGGGATACCGACGAGGGCAGCGCCTATCGCGAAAGAATCCCAGTATTTTGCCGCGATGAAGGTCGATCCGAGGGCGCCGGTCATGATCGGGATTTTACATTTGGTTTTTACATCGCTTCCAAATTCTGTCTCTACATTGACGTTTGGAAAGATACAGTCATCGGGATTGTTCTTGAGCCCCTTGCGCAGGCCGCTTACCCCGTAATTGTAGCCCTGTATCCTCAGCGAATTATACGAAACACCTATATGGCAGGTGTTTGCACTCCCGGCAGTGATAACACCAAAGTCTCTCGGGTAGAGGATCTTTCTACCCTTAAGGCTTGCAAGCCAGGTCTCGCATTTCCCCTTACAATCGGCACGGCACAATGTGCAAAGCCCTGATTCTGCAGGGTTACCACGGTTTACGGTTCCTATCGCATCATTAGATTTTGGCCATTCAATCATGTTGTCCTCCTGATAGATTTACTTTGCGGTAATATAATGCCACAATATTGGCAATAGATTGCCATATAATAAATATCGTGTCAAGAAAATATCAGCGGTTAATATCGATAATAACGTTATATAGTATATGTTATAAAGGATTTAATTTTTTTATTGCTTTCATGATATTATGGTATTAAAATGTAATTAACGGCAATATTGCCAATAAAATAAAATTGTATTGCCGTTAAACGTACAGTAAAAGACCATTGTGACAGGAGGTTGCAGCCATGATTGAAAAACAAAAAAGAAAAGAGTTGCTTATCTTAAATGTTCTGAAAAACACGGAGATACCTCTCACCAGCACACGCATTGCCGGGGAGTTGAAACTGCTCGGGCATGAGGTGAGCGAGCGTACTGTTCGACTTTATCTTTCGAGATTGGACCAGGATGGTCTGACGACCGGTAACGGCAAAAAGGGTCATCAGATTACCGAAAGGGGGGTAAGCGAGTTCGATTCATCAAAGATCTTCGAGAGGGTGGGGTTTCTGTCGGCGAAGATTGACCGGATGACCTATCAGATGAACTTCGACCTCAACACCACCTCCGGAACCGTTGTGATCAACGTGACAATCGTGGAACCGGAGCAATTCGCAAAAAGCATCCCCTATATAAGTAAGGTCTACGCGGACGGGTATGCCATGGGGCACCTCATGACGCTCCTCGGCCCGGGCGAATCGCTGGGGCATATATCTGTTCCCGAAGGCATGATCGGTGTGGGCACCGTCTGTTCAATTACTTTGAACGGTGTATTGCTGAAACATGGCATCCCCACGATTTCCAGGTTCGGGGGACTTCTTGAGCTACAGGATAAAACGCCGGTGCGCTTTGTTGAGATCATCATGTACGACGGAACAAGCATAGATCCCCTCGAGATCTTTATACGAAGCGGTATGACGAACTACATGGGCGCGATTCAGACCGGCGATGGAAGGATCGGCG
This portion of the Syntrophorhabdaceae bacterium genome encodes:
- a CDS encoding MFS transporter, with protein sequence MMVMMLLGFSSGLPLPLTGGTLQAWLTVTGIDLKTIGIFSLIGLPYTIKFLWSPFMDRFVPPWLGRRRGWVFLTQVALLICIVLMALASPEKAPFMLAVVALTVAFMSASQDIVIDAYRTDVLPDVERGMGAAVFVFGYRIAMIVAGAVALILSEIVGWHTTYLIMASIMVIGMSGSFIGKEPHKKVAPPKSMQEAAWGPLKDFLSRKSSILMLLLIILYKLGDAYAGALTTTFLIRGVNFSPTDVGTINKGMGLVATIVGALFGGALMVRLGLFKSLLVFGFLQMVSNLSFMVLAWTGKNYAMLVVAVAFENLSGGMGTAAFVAFLMALCNPRFSATQFALLSSLSALGRVLVSPTSGYAVEMIGWAHFFLFSTFTALPGLWLVWYLRDEILAMQETNAADS
- a CDS encoding HDIG domain-containing protein, coding for MTRADALTLLKQYVKNERMLNHCYASEAVMRALARRLGNDEEKWAITGLLHDLDIELVDADLSRHGRETERILKENGVDAEVIDAIVMHNETVAGRKRETLFQHALAAGETITGLIVATTLVYPDKKLASVKPKSVVKRMKEKAFAASVNRDNIMECEAIGIPLNEFAEICIAAMNGISDQLGL
- a CDS encoding VOC family protein; translated protein: MDIKLDHIGLVVENIREFTELLHAIGFREITEAVPFDTLNVTASFVNTGDDTDVPIEVLEPTAKNSPIMNFLKKKGGGLHHLCFEVNDIEKTSQEFVDKGFQMVTPPVDCRAYDINLRRKCKTISRIAFFLVSKKFLVELIEKGQ
- a CDS encoding glutamate synthase-related protein, whose protein sequence is MIEWPKSNDAIGTVNRGNPAESGLCTLCRADCKGKCETWLASLKGRKILYPRDFGVITAGSANTCHIGVSYNSLRIQGYNYGVSGLRKGLKNNPDDCIFPNVNVETEFGSDVKTKCKIPIMTGALGSTFIAAKYWDSFAIGAALVGIPIVVGENVVGIDREAVIKNGKITKAPELDRRIATYLRYFDGYGAIIVQMNVEDTRNGVAEYVINKYGEKVIIELKWGQGAKDIGGEIQVDNLGYALFLKDRGYLVDPDPTKPEVQKAFEHGAIKSFARHSRLGYTDLSSPDKVQEAFMQSVEYLRKIGYKRISLKTGSYGMEALAMSIKFATDAKLDLLTVDGAGGGTGMSPWNMMETWGVPSVILHSKVYEYASILAARGERVVDIAFAGGLAREDHIFKALALGAPFTKLICMGRAAMIPGFLGSNIEGVLKPERKKDVNGNWDDLAPSVKELGSKAEEIFAGYYDVQKKVGEAEMKKIPFGAIAMWTLTDKLAAGLQQLMAGARKFSIPEISRNDLFSGNRETEKETKIPFIADVLDESAKRILNSDYRVQAKKVRSA
- a CDS encoding NrpR regulatory domain-containing protein is translated as MIEKQKRKELLILNVLKNTEIPLTSTRIAGELKLLGHEVSERTVRLYLSRLDQDGLTTGNGKKGHQITERGVSEFDSSKIFERVGFLSAKIDRMTYQMNFDLNTTSGTVVINVTIVEPEQFAKSIPYISKVYADGYAMGHLMTLLGPGESLGHISVPEGMIGVGTVCSITLNGVLLKHGIPTISRFGGLLELQDKTPVRFVEIIMYDGTSIDPLEIFIRSGMTNYMGAIQTGDGRIGASFREFPAESRELVVQLAEKLKRVGLGGLARIGRPGQTILDIPVNEGRIGAIVIGGLNPVSILEENGVRAYSRALAGLIDFSRLFRYDEMANRIKDYLP